The Ranitomeya imitator isolate aRanImi1 chromosome 3, aRanImi1.pri, whole genome shotgun sequence genome has a window encoding:
- the NEUROD4 gene encoding neurogenic differentiation factor 4: MSEIVSVHGWMEEALSSQDEMKESSQRQSTYDMLSGLSHEEHGSIDGEEDEEEEDDGEKPKKRGPKKKKMTKARLERFRVRRVKANARERTRMHGLNDALDNLRRVMPCYSKTQKLSKIETLRLARNYIWALSEVLERGQTAEGKGFLEMLCKGLSQPTSNLVAGCLQLEPQPMFLEKHEDKSSICDSSLVSHAYSYHSPGLPSPPYGNIEAHHLHLKPPTFKTVVDPMVNHTLNCTTPPYDGALTPPLSISGNFSLKQDGSPDLDKSYAFRSHYPSLGLSGSHGHGSHFQTAVPRYEIPIDMAYEAYPHHAIFTE, translated from the coding sequence ATGTCTGAGATAGTCAGTGTTCATGGGTGGATGGAAGAGGCTCTAAGTTCTCAAGATGAGATGAAAGAAAGCAGTCAACGACAATCTACGTATGACATGTTATCAGGTCTCAGTCATGAAGAACATGGAAGCATCGAtggagaagaagatgaagaagaagaggaTGATGGAGAAAAGCCAAAGAAAAGAGGTCCAAAGAAAAAGAAGATGACCAAGGCAAGGCTTGAGAGGTTCCGCGTACGGAGGGTAAAAGCTAATGCCAGGGAACGCACCAGGATGCATGGACTAAATGATGCATTGGATAACCTAAGGCGGGTCATGCCTTGCTATTCTAAAACACAAAAGTTGTCAAAAATTGAGACACTCAGACTGGCAAGAAATTATATTTGGGCGCTATCTGAGGTCCTGGAACGAGGTCAAACTGCAGAAGGGAAAGGGTTTCTGGAAATGCTCTGTAAAGGACTCTCACAGCCTACTAGCAATCTAGTAGCTGGCTGTCTACAATTAGAACCACAGCCAATGTTCCTGGAAAAACATGAAGATAAGTCAAGCATTTGTGACTCATCCCTTGTTTCTCATGCTTACAGTTACCACTCTCCTGGTCTTCCAAGTCCTCCTTATGGTAATATTGAAGCACATCACTTGCACTTGAAACCTCCAACCTTCAAAACTGTTGTGGACCCAATGGTAAATCATACCTTAAATTGCACCACACCTCCGTACGATGGTGCCCTTACTCCTCCACTGAGCATTAGTGGCAATTTTTCATTGAAACAAGATGGATCACCAGATTTGGACAAATCCTATGCATTCCGGTCACATtatccttcccttgggcttagcggTTCTCATGGTCATGGTTCACACTTTCAAACTGCAGTTCCCAGATATGAAATACCCATTGACATGGCCTATGAAGCATATCCACATCATGCCATTTTTACTGAGTAA